The genome window TTGCTAATCTATTTTTAGAATATAACGTACCTATTATTGATGCGGATATTATCGCTCGCCAAGTGGTTGAGAAAGGCTCGCTACTTTTGTCTAAAATTGTCGAGCATTTTGGGCGTAATATTTTAACAGATAATGAATTAGATCGTGCGAAGTTACGCCAAATTGTTTTTGCGAATGAACAAGAAAAAGTATGGTTAAATAACTTGCTACATCCAGCAATTCGTCAAGAAATGTTACGTCAAATTAAAGCCTGTTCAGCCCCTTATTTACTGTTTGTTGTACCGTTATTAATTGAAAATCAATTAACGACATTATGTGATCGTATTTTAGTGATTGATGTTGAGCCGTCAATTCAGTTGGAGCGAGCAACTAAACGAGATCAAAGTAAAATAGATACGATTAAAAATATTATGTCTTCGCAAGTAAGCCGTGCAGAGCGGCTTCGTTATGCTGATGATGTGATTGAAAATAATTTACCACTGGAACAAGGACTTGAGAAAATAAAAGCACAGGTTTCCGCGTTACATCACTATTATTTAAATTTAGCAAAAAGTTATTAAAGGAAAGCAAATGTCAGAAACCGTAGTTAATTGTCCTACTTGCAATAAAGAGGTTATTTGGAAGCCTGAAAGTAAATATCGCCCGTTTTGTAGTGAGCGTTGCCAATTGATTGATTTAGGCGAGTGGGCGAATGAAGAAAAGCGTATCGCAGCGGTAGAAAATGATGTAATGACGTCTGATTTAGAGGGACATTATTTGTAAAATGCTTAGTGACAAATCTATCTAAAAATTAAACCGCTTGTAGCTTGAGGCTACAAGCGGTTTATATTTAAATATCTTCTTTCTCATCA of Actinobacillus arthritidis contains these proteins:
- the coaE gene encoding dephospho-CoA kinase (Dephospho-CoA kinase (CoaE) performs the final step in coenzyme A biosynthesis.), which codes for MALVVGLTGGIGSGKTTIANLFLEYNVPIIDADIIARQVVEKGSLLLSKIVEHFGRNILTDNELDRAKLRQIVFANEQEKVWLNNLLHPAIRQEMLRQIKACSAPYLLFVVPLLIENQLTTLCDRILVIDVEPSIQLERATKRDQSKIDTIKNIMSSQVSRAERLRYADDVIENNLPLEQGLEKIKAQVSALHHYYLNLAKSY
- the yacG gene encoding DNA gyrase inhibitor YacG, with translation MSETVVNCPTCNKEVIWKPESKYRPFCSERCQLIDLGEWANEEKRIAAVENDVMTSDLEGHYL